Proteins from a genomic interval of Pelagibaculum spongiae:
- the lolA gene encoding outer membrane lipoprotein chaperone LolA, whose amino-acid sequence MRSKLWICLLAFWLPVTAFAGDADQLKAWLAKVDQLQASFDQQTRLENGQLAGSQQGRFWLRQPSKFRWQVDVPDEQVIIADGRKLWNYDPLLEQVIVQDQFAVLSQTPAMILSNRGTQLEQHFKVEAEADDWLKLTPLKENSPFEIIRLRLDSKKGLTDMVLFDQLGSETRIRFVDLEINPSIDPAKFRFTAPEGVDLIEQ is encoded by the coding sequence ATGAGAAGTAAGTTATGGATCTGTCTGCTGGCGTTTTGGTTGCCGGTAACAGCCTTTGCGGGTGATGCCGATCAACTGAAAGCATGGTTGGCTAAAGTCGACCAGTTGCAAGCTAGTTTTGATCAGCAAACACGATTAGAAAATGGCCAGTTAGCTGGTAGTCAGCAAGGCCGTTTCTGGTTGCGTCAGCCATCTAAATTCCGTTGGCAAGTAGACGTACCTGACGAGCAAGTGATTATTGCTGATGGCCGTAAATTATGGAATTACGATCCGCTGCTAGAACAAGTAATCGTTCAAGATCAATTTGCGGTATTAAGTCAAACGCCAGCAATGATTTTATCTAATCGGGGTACTCAGTTAGAGCAGCATTTCAAGGTAGAAGCTGAAGCAGATGATTGGCTTAAGTTAACCCCGCTAAAAGAAAATAGTCCTTTTGAAATTATCCGTTTACGGCTGGATAGTAAAAAAGGTTTAACCGACATGGTGTTGTTTGATCAACTCGGTAGCGAAACCCGTATTCGTTTTGTTGATCTGGAAATCAACCCATCGATTGACCCAGCAAAATTCCGCTTTACTGCACCAGAAGGTGTGGATTTAATCGAACAATGA